One genomic segment of Cellulophaga sp. HaHaR_3_176 includes these proteins:
- a CDS encoding PAS domain-containing protein — translation MKNNLADMMCLDLYLSSLSKEQKKDIELNIPESNAKVMPLLCWDIYSQNFYNEAERLKKENDIKEFSALAKKLNWQNDIESIFKDQTFDALVITNLEKQIVWVNNGFSDMTGYTKKHAINKTPAFLQGANTSAETKKRIREKIVQNISFTDVIINYKKDKTPYSCEIKIIPLYNSETTHFLALEREVG, via the coding sequence ATGAAAAATAATTTAGCAGATATGATGTGTTTAGACCTTTACTTATCATCTTTAAGTAAAGAGCAAAAAAAGGATATTGAATTAAATATACCTGAATCTAATGCTAAAGTAATGCCTCTTTTATGTTGGGATATTTACAGTCAAAATTTTTACAATGAGGCCGAACGTTTGAAAAAAGAAAATGACATTAAAGAATTTTCTGCGCTTGCTAAAAAATTAAATTGGCAAAATGATATCGAAAGTATTTTTAAAGATCAGACTTTTGATGCCCTTGTTATTACAAATCTAGAAAAACAAATTGTTTGGGTAAATAATGGATTTTCTGATATGACAGGTTATACTAAAAAACATGCTATAAATAAAACACCTGCCTTTTTACAAGGTGCTAACACATCTGCAGAAACAAAAAAAAGGATTCGAGAAAAAATAGTCCAAAATATTTCTTTTACAGATGTAATTATCAACTACAAAAAAGATAAAACTCCTTACAGTTGTGAAATAAAAATTATACCTCTTTACAACTCTGAGACTACACACTTTTTAGCATTAGAAAGAGAAGTGGGATAA
- a CDS encoding VOC family protein: MKKTLFILAFITFFIAKGQSYNFTIDHATLIVNDLKATGEFYKNIIGLQEIEHPTKDPNFRWFSIQGNTQLHLIYKDAVVMKKHKSSHICLSTNQLDSFIENLNNKNISYEDWPGEKGGITLRADGVRQIYLTDPEGYWIEINDAKDL; encoded by the coding sequence ATGAAAAAAACACTCTTTATACTCGCTTTTATAACGTTTTTCATTGCAAAAGGGCAATCATATAATTTTACAATTGATCATGCTACTCTGATTGTAAATGATTTAAAAGCTACTGGAGAATTTTACAAAAATATTATTGGTTTACAAGAAATTGAACACCCCACAAAAGATCCTAATTTTAGATGGTTTTCTATTCAAGGTAATACTCAGCTACATTTAATTTACAAAGATGCTGTTGTTATGAAAAAACATAAATCTAGTCATATTTGCCTTTCAACAAATCAACTAGATTCCTTTATTGAAAATTTAAATAATAAGAATATATCTTATGAAGATTGGCCTGGAGAAAAAGGTGGAATAACACTAAGAGCTGATGGTGTGCGACAAATATACTTAACTGACCCAGAAGGCTATTGGATTGAAATAAATGATGCTAAGGATCTTTAA
- a CDS encoding GNAT family N-acetyltransferase — MIEIKKITTEETYHLRHTVMYPNLPLEAIKLPKDNKGEHFAVVKNDVIVSVVSLFFENNNAQFRKLATAVSEQGKGHASSLIKHIIEYSKKEKTKKIWCNARILKIAFYKKFGLLETTKTYSKDGFDFIILEMDL; from the coding sequence ATGATAGAAATTAAAAAAATAACCACAGAAGAAACATATCATTTAAGGCATACCGTAATGTATCCTAATTTACCTTTAGAAGCTATTAAATTACCAAAAGATAATAAAGGTGAGCATTTTGCTGTTGTAAAAAATGATGTAATCGTTTCTGTTGTTTCTTTATTTTTTGAAAACAATAATGCTCAGTTTAGGAAACTTGCAACAGCTGTTTCTGAGCAAGGAAAAGGGCATGCTTCTTCATTAATAAAACACATAATAGAATATTCAAAAAAAGAAAAAACAAAAAAAATATGGTGTAATGCCCGCATTCTTAAAATTGCTTTTTATAAAAAATTTGGTTTATTAGAAACTACTAAAACATATTCAAAGGATGGCTTCGATTTTATTATACTTGAAATGGATTTATAA
- a CDS encoding hydrolase, producing MDNIPSFGSRLRNNIVTVPEIINECSGIRVFGQLLKSFVFSTDVAIIRNTNANAIIAVYPFTPQPVISNALILAADKPIFCGVGGGLTTGARSIELAIHAEFQGAMGVVLNKPTPNKLISELKEKIDIPITITIVSEHDDIKGRIAAGVDIFNVSGAAKTADIIKKIKDIDPNVAILATGGKSDASILEAIEAGANAISFTPPSTGDLFKEIMKKYRDE from the coding sequence ATGGATAATATACCCTCATTCGGCAGTCGTCTTAGAAATAATATTGTAACCGTTCCTGAAATCATTAATGAATGCTCAGGTATTAGGGTTTTCGGACAACTATTAAAATCTTTTGTATTTAGTACTGACGTTGCTATAATCAGAAATACAAATGCAAATGCTATTATAGCTGTTTACCCATTTACACCACAACCTGTAATATCAAATGCATTAATTCTTGCTGCTGATAAGCCCATTTTTTGCGGTGTAGGTGGTGGTTTAACAACCGGAGCAAGATCAATAGAATTGGCAATACATGCTGAGTTTCAAGGTGCAATGGGTGTAGTTTTAAATAAACCAACACCAAATAAGTTAATATCTGAATTAAAAGAGAAAATAGACATTCCTATTACCATAACTATCGTATCTGAACACGATGATATAAAAGGTAGAATAGCGGCAGGTGTCGATATATTTAACGTTTCTGGTGCTGCAAAAACAGCTGATATCATAAAAAAAATAAAAGATATAGACCCTAATGTTGCCATATTAGCAACAGGTGGAAAATCTGACGCTTCTATACTAGAAGCTATTGAAGCAGGTGCTAATGCTATATCATTTACACCACCTTCTACAGGCGATTTATTTAAAGAAATTATGAAAAAGTATCGAGATGAATAA
- a CDS encoding deoxyribodipyrimidine photo-lyase: MNKKVSIFWFRRDLRLDDNVGFLASLKGEFPVLPIFIFDKEILEKLPQDDARVSFIFETLQNMREELQTKVNSSIGIYYSTPEKVFNELSESYSIQEVYTNTDYEPYAKKRDEDIKKLLEKKNIKFNTFKDQVIFEKNDVLKDDGDPYVVYTPFKNKWKSIFKPSTDLKIHYTSQYLDNTIEHSRLPNLSLSDIGFKKSSITVPEYTVTPDLIENYEDTRNYPALDGTSRLGPYLRFGVVSIRKMMKKAINEKNEVFWSELIWREFFMQIMYHFPHTTHEAFRPKYDRITWRNNEDEFEKWKNGQTGYALVDAGMRELNTTGYMHNRVRMLVASFLCKHLLIDWRWGEAYFAEKLLDFDLSANVGNWQWAAGSGVDAAPYFRIFNPMTQVDKFDKQKEYINKWVPDLQELTYPEKMVDHKLARERCLSTYKKALE, translated from the coding sequence ATGAATAAAAAAGTTTCTATTTTTTGGTTTCGACGTGACCTTCGATTAGATGACAATGTAGGTTTTTTAGCTTCATTAAAAGGAGAGTTTCCCGTTTTACCTATTTTCATTTTTGATAAAGAAATATTAGAAAAATTACCGCAAGATGATGCTAGAGTTTCTTTTATTTTTGAAACACTTCAGAACATGAGAGAAGAACTTCAAACAAAAGTGAATAGTTCTATCGGTATTTATTACAGTACTCCCGAAAAAGTATTTAACGAGCTTTCAGAGTCTTATAGTATTCAAGAAGTTTATACGAATACAGATTATGAACCTTATGCAAAAAAAAGGGATGAAGACATAAAAAAACTATTAGAAAAAAAGAATATAAAATTCAACACCTTTAAAGATCAGGTGATTTTTGAAAAAAATGATGTTTTGAAAGATGATGGAGACCCATACGTTGTTTACACTCCTTTTAAAAATAAATGGAAATCTATTTTTAAACCATCAACAGATTTAAAAATACACTACACCTCACAATATTTAGATAATACAATAGAACATTCTCGGTTACCCAACCTATCGTTATCTGACATAGGTTTTAAAAAATCTTCAATTACAGTACCTGAATACACAGTAACTCCTGATTTAATTGAAAATTATGAAGACACCAGAAACTATCCTGCTTTAGACGGTACATCGCGATTAGGCCCTTATTTACGTTTCGGAGTGGTATCAATTCGTAAAATGATGAAAAAGGCTATAAACGAAAAGAATGAAGTTTTTTGGAGTGAATTGATATGGCGAGAATTCTTCATGCAAATTATGTATCATTTTCCACATACCACACATGAAGCATTTAGGCCAAAATATGATAGAATTACATGGCGCAATAATGAAGATGAATTTGAAAAATGGAAAAACGGGCAGACGGGTTATGCACTTGTTGATGCAGGTATGAGAGAACTAAACACGACTGGTTATATGCACAATCGGGTACGCATGCTTGTAGCTAGTTTTTTATGTAAACACTTATTAATTGATTGGCGTTGGGGTGAAGCTTATTTTGCTGAAAAATTACTTGATTTTGATCTTAGCGCTAATGTTGGTAACTGGCAATGGGCTGCTGGTTCGGGCGTTGATGCTGCTCCGTATTTCAGAATCTTTAATCCGATGACTCAAGTTGATAAGTTTGATAAACAAAAAGAGTACATCAATAAATGGGTTCCTGACCTACAAGAACTCACCTATCCTGAAAAAATGGTAGATCATAAACTAGCCAGAGAGCGCTGTTTATCTACTTATAAAAAAGCTTTAGAATAA
- a CDS encoding SDR family NAD(P)-dependent oxidoreductase encodes MKKNILLIGGSHGIGFSIASELQKEHNVYIASRTKEEIQNLNVTHIPFDVLNDELDTSVLPDELHGFVYCPGSINLKPFKMMSLDTFYEDMELNFFSLVKIVKNIISKMSVNSSMVFFSTVAVGTGMPFHSSVAAAKGAIEGFAKSMAAEYAPKIRINVVAPSLIDTPLAKRLLNTDKKVEIMSQRHPLKRVGKPEDIADVSLFLLSDKSSWMTGQILGVDGGLSSLNIN; translated from the coding sequence ATGAAAAAAAATATATTATTAATAGGTGGTTCACACGGAATCGGTTTTTCAATAGCTAGTGAATTACAAAAAGAACATAATGTATACATAGCATCTAGAACTAAAGAAGAAATTCAGAATTTGAATGTTACTCATATTCCTTTTGATGTTTTGAATGATGAATTAGATACTTCTGTATTGCCTGATGAATTGCATGGTTTTGTATACTGCCCTGGTAGCATCAATTTAAAACCCTTTAAAATGATGAGTTTAGATACTTTTTATGAAGACATGGAGTTGAACTTTTTTAGCTTAGTTAAAATTGTTAAAAATATAATTAGTAAAATGAGTGTTAATTCAAGTATGGTGTTTTTTAGCACAGTTGCTGTAGGTACAGGAATGCCTTTTCATTCAAGCGTTGCCGCTGCAAAAGGAGCTATTGAGGGCTTTGCAAAATCTATGGCTGCAGAGTATGCTCCTAAAATTAGAATTAATGTAGTTGCCCCTTCTTTAATTGATACACCTTTAGCTAAAAGACTCTTAAATACGGATAAGAAAGTTGAAATAATGTCTCAAAGGCATCCTCTAAAAAGAGTTGGTAAACCTGAAGATATTGCTGATGTTTCTTTATTTTTATTAAGTGATAAAAGTAGTTGGATGACTGGACAAATTTTAGGAGTCGACGGTGGTTTATCATCTTTAAACATTAATTAG
- a CDS encoding SRPBCC family protein: protein MKLFQLKSKQTLPITQQEAWDFLSNPSNLKIITPSSMGFEVLSGADRKMFSGQIIQYTVSPFPGYKTRWVTEITNVNEGFYFVDEQRFGPYQLWHHKHFLKTTPNGVEMEDIIDYKVPFGILGQLANSLFIKKQLKTIFKYREEKLIKLFGKVPGIQNELELKKI, encoded by the coding sequence ATGAAGTTGTTTCAGTTAAAATCTAAACAAACATTACCAATAACACAACAAGAGGCATGGGATTTTCTATCAAACCCTAGTAATTTAAAAATAATTACTCCTTCATCTATGGGTTTTGAAGTATTATCTGGTGCTGACAGAAAAATGTTTTCTGGACAAATAATACAATATACAGTTTCACCTTTTCCTGGCTATAAAACACGATGGGTTACTGAAATTACAAATGTTAATGAAGGTTTCTATTTTGTAGATGAGCAAAGGTTTGGTCCTTATCAATTATGGCATCATAAACATTTTTTAAAAACCACTCCCAACGGTGTTGAAATGGAAGATATAATTGATTACAAAGTTCCTTTTGGTATTTTAGGCCAATTAGCTAACTCATTGTTTATCAAAAAACAATTAAAAACTATTTTTAAATATAGAGAAGAAAAGTTAATCAAACTTTTCGGAAAAGTACCTGGTATACAAAATGAGCTAGAATTAAAAAAAATATAA
- a CDS encoding DUF2911 domain-containing protein → MKKTAILLLLAFTSLAAKAQITTPQPSPLSTVKQVVGLTDVTLEYSRPAMKGRIIFGDLVPFEKLWRTGANNNSIVTFSTDVSVAGKALKAGTYAIFTIPGETIWEVNFYTDTNNWGTPKSWDASKVAATIKINASSISEKVESFTIEISDLTNNGANLSILWDKTKVVIPFTVPTDTTVIASIDKTMAGPGSNDYYASAVYYLNSDRDINKAKEWIDKAISMAETPAFWQLRQQSLIYAKAGDKKGAIAVAKKSLAASEAAGNADYVKMNKDSLAEWGAK, encoded by the coding sequence ATGAAAAAAACAGCTATTTTATTATTGTTAGCTTTTACGAGTTTAGCTGCAAAAGCTCAAATTACCACACCACAACCTAGCCCTTTATCGACAGTTAAACAAGTTGTTGGTTTGACTGATGTTACTTTAGAGTACTCTAGACCGGCAATGAAAGGAAGGATTATTTTTGGAGATTTAGTGCCTTTTGAAAAATTATGGAGAACAGGTGCTAATAATAATTCAATTGTTACTTTTAGTACAGATGTAAGTGTAGCAGGTAAAGCACTTAAAGCAGGCACTTACGCAATATTTACAATACCAGGAGAAACTATTTGGGAAGTTAATTTTTATACTGACACAAATAACTGGGGAACTCCTAAAAGTTGGGATGCAAGTAAAGTTGCTGCAACTATTAAAATAAATGCATCAAGCATTTCTGAGAAAGTAGAATCATTTACAATTGAAATTAGTGACTTGACAAACAATGGAGCAAACCTTTCTATTTTATGGGATAAGACGAAAGTTGTAATACCTTTTACCGTACCTACGGATACAACTGTTATAGCATCTATCGATAAAACTATGGCTGGGCCTGGATCTAATGATTATTATGCATCAGCAGTTTATTATTTAAATTCTGATAGAGATATTAATAAAGCAAAAGAATGGATTGATAAGGCTATTTCAATGGCTGAAACTCCTGCTTTTTGGCAGTTAAGACAACAATCTTTGATTTACGCTAAGGCTGGTGATAAAAAAGGAGCTATCGCAGTAGCTAAAAAATCTTTAGCAGCTTCAGAAGCAGCTGGTAATGCAGATTATGTTAAAATGAATAAAGATTCATTAGCAGAGTGGGGAGCTAAATAA